From Ndongobacter massiliensis:
CCGGAGGTCAGGAAAATATGAAGATCATTTTTTCAGGTTCAGGTTTTACATATAATTGTTTATTAAAATAAAAGCTAGTAGATAGCCGTCCAGTAGCGCTACTACAAAATACATAAGAAAAGCTCTAATAAATGCTTCCACATGCTTTTTCGGATTTTGGTACAGCTGCTTTTGCGGTATTTTTGAAAATCGGATTCGCTTTGTATTTCTCCACCATAATAGATCAATCACAATAAGATCAAAAACATTGATGGTTTGCCCCGCAATAAATAGCACTGTGAAATTATGCATAAAATTCTCTGTGCGAATAAATATTCCCAGAGCAAAAAATAAGACAGCAAATAGTAAAAAATTCGCCATCCATATCGCCAAAATACTTGTCTCTTTAAATCTGCCTTGATACTCTTTGATTTGTCTGATTCGTTTTTGAACTTCATCGGGATAAGACATGTAATGTTTTAAATTTTTATCGTCTGTCCCTGTGCCTAAGATACAGAGAATAAAAAATACAGCACATAAAATGATGGTTTCCGTTAAAAACATATCTTCCCCCATTCCCGGGTTACCGATTCCCGCCATCTCTTTTCAAATAGAGTGAGAGGAAACGGACGGAACCGGTAACCTGAAATTGGAATTCGCTTCCATTCTCCGTCAATTTGTCTGCTTTGTGCCGCGCGCCATTGCAAAAATTCGGAAACAATTGGCAACTGCCAAAAGAGTTACACCGACATCTGCAAAAACCGCCATCCACATATTGGTCAGTCCTACTGCGCTCAGGACAAGGAAGATAAACTTTACACCCAGAGAACCGAAAATATTTTGTCGTGCAATCTGCATGGTCTTTTGTGCTACGCTACGCGCCCGTACCATAGCCGATAAATCATCGGACAATAGAACGACATCCGCCGCTTCAATCGACGCATCGCTGCCGATTCCACCCATGGCAAGCCCAACATCCGCCGCTGTCAACACGGGAGCATCATTGAGCCCATCTCCGACAAAAGCAACCGTTCCGGTGGAACAGCGCTTTTTCTCTTCCACCCATTCCAGTTTTTCTTGCGGCAAAAGACGCGCATGCACTTCATCAATTTCCACCTCTGCCGCCACTTCCCGTGCAATCGCCTCTCCGTCGCCGGTGAGCATGCTGATGGTCGAGACACCCATGCGATGTAGTTGTGCCACCGTTTCTTTTGCATCGCTTTTGATGCGATCGCGAATCACGAAATGTCCCAAATAGCGCTTTTGCGGCGCAATTTGCGCCACATGGGCCATGGTTGCGATCAATGTTTTTTCACAACCGTCCGCAGTAGCATACTTGGAAAGTCCGAGATCTTCCATGAGCGCGTAATTGCCGACAGCATATATGTGCTCGCCCAGCCGTGCGCGAACTCCACGCCCCTGCAACACCGTACTGTCTTCCAGTGTTGTGCTCCCTTCGCGTACCGATTCGCCCGATACCTCTGAAAGCGAAGGTAGCGTCTTTCCTTCGGCATGACGTCGCAGTGCTTCTGCAATCGGATGCGTTGAACCGGATTCCATGGCAACCGTCAGCGCCAGAAGCCATGATTCATCGACATCCGCCTCCGGATGGCAATGCAATACTTCAAACTTTCCTTCGGTGATCGTGCCGGTTTTATCGACGCCCAGCGTATCCACTTTTGCCAATGCCTCGATGACATTTCCACCCTTTACAAGTGCACCCATTCTTGAACTTACACCGATTCCGGAAAAGAAAGCCATCGGCACGGAAATTACAAAAGCACAGGGACAGGAGACGACCAAAAAGGTAAGTCCGCGCATGAGCCAATCTGAAAATGGCTCAGCAGAAAATGTGAGCGGCGGAATAATTGCCAAAAGTGCTGCACAGAGCACAACAATCGGCGTATAGACCTTCGAAAACCGCGTGATGAGGGCTTCGGATTTC
This genomic window contains:
- a CDS encoding ABC transporter permease — encoded protein: MFLTETIILCAVFFILCILGTGTDDKNLKHYMSYPDEVQKRIRQIKEYQGRFKETSILAIWMANFLLFAVLFFALGIFIRTENFMHNFTVLFIAGQTINVFDLIVIDLLWWRNTKRIRFSKIPQKQLYQNPKKHVEAFIRAFLMYFVVALLDGYLLAFILINNYM
- a CDS encoding heavy metal translocating P-type ATPase → MDKKKRLLLATPLAVVGIVLHFLNFQPELITTGLCVAAWLLAGFDVLLQAVANLRGGFLLGEHFLMSVATVGALLIGEAPEAAMVMVLYQLGETIQERAVNRSRRSITELLDIAAPVAYRLEDGERMAVDPEEIAVGDLLELRAGDKVPVDGTVVSGTSAVDSSALTGESVPVPVEPGDTLLSGSINGTGHLVMRAEKEADDSTAMRILTLIEEASEHKAKSEALITRFSKVYTPIVVLCAALLAIIPPLTFSAEPFSDWLMRGLTFLVVSCPCAFVISVPMAFFSGIGVSSRMGALVKGGNVIEALAKVDTLGVDKTGTITEGKFEVLHCHPEADVDESWLLALTVAMESGSTHPIAEALRRHAEGKTLPSLSEVSGESVREGSTTLEDSTVLQGRGVRARLGEHIYAVGNYALMEDLGLSKYATADGCEKTLIATMAHVAQIAPQKRYLGHFVIRDRIKSDAKETVAQLHRMGVSTISMLTGDGEAIAREVAAEVEIDEVHARLLPQEKLEWVEEKKRCSTGTVAFVGDGLNDAPVLTAADVGLAMGGIGSDASIEAADVVLLSDDLSAMVRARSVAQKTMQIARQNIFGSLGVKFIFLVLSAVGLTNMWMAVFADVGVTLLAVANCFRIFAMARGTKQTN